In Bacillus sp. NP247, one DNA window encodes the following:
- a CDS encoding glycine--tRNA ligase: MYSMEQVVNLAKHRGFVFPGSEIYGGLANTWDYGPLGIELKNNVKRAWWKKFIQESPYNVGLDAAILMNPKTWIASGHVGNFNDPMIDCKKCKARHRADKLIEDALDAKGIEMVVDGLTFDQMADLMKEHEVKCPDCGSEEFTEIRQFNLMFKTFQGVTESSTNEIFLRPETAQGIFVNFKNVQRSMRKKLPFGIGQIGKSFRNEITPGNFTFRTREFEQMELEFFCKPGEDLEWFAFWRETCKNWLLSLGMTEESMRLRDHGEDELSHYSNATTDIEFRFPFGWGELWGVASRTDFDLKRHMEHSNEDFNYIDPQTNERYVPYCIEPSLGADRVTLAFLCDAYEEEQLENDSRTVLRFHPALAPYKAAILPLSKKLSEGATEVFAELAKDFVVDFDETGSIGKRYRRQDEIGTPFCITYDFDSVEDKAVTVRDRDTMEQVRMPISELKGFLEKKIQF; this comes from the coding sequence ATGTATTCAATGGAACAAGTTGTAAACTTAGCGAAACATCGCGGTTTCGTTTTCCCTGGTTCTGAAATTTACGGTGGTCTTGCAAACACTTGGGATTACGGTCCACTTGGTATCGAATTAAAAAATAACGTTAAAAGAGCTTGGTGGAAAAAATTCATTCAAGAATCTCCATACAACGTTGGTTTAGATGCTGCTATCTTAATGAACCCAAAAACTTGGATCGCTTCTGGTCACGTTGGTAACTTTAATGATCCAATGATCGACTGTAAAAAATGTAAAGCTCGTCACCGTGCTGACAAATTAATTGAAGATGCATTAGATGCAAAAGGCATCGAAATGGTCGTTGACGGTCTTACTTTCGACCAAATGGCTGACTTAATGAAAGAACATGAAGTAAAATGTCCTGATTGCGGTAGTGAAGAGTTCACTGAAATCCGTCAGTTCAACTTAATGTTCAAAACATTCCAAGGTGTTACAGAGTCTAGCACAAACGAAATCTTCCTTCGCCCTGAAACAGCACAAGGTATTTTCGTAAACTTTAAAAACGTACAACGTTCTATGCGTAAGAAACTTCCATTTGGTATCGGCCAAATCGGTAAAAGTTTCCGTAACGAAATCACACCTGGTAACTTCACATTCCGTACACGTGAATTCGAACAAATGGAACTTGAATTCTTCTGTAAACCTGGTGAAGATTTAGAGTGGTTCGCATTCTGGCGCGAAACTTGTAAAAACTGGTTACTTTCACTTGGTATGACTGAAGAAAGTATGCGTCTTCGTGACCACGGTGAAGACGAATTATCTCACTACAGTAACGCAACAACTGATATTGAATTCAGATTCCCATTCGGTTGGGGCGAACTATGGGGCGTTGCATCTCGTACAGACTTCGATTTAAAACGTCACATGGAACACTCTAACGAAGACTTTAACTATATCGATCCACAAACGAATGAGCGTTACGTGCCATACTGCATCGAGCCATCTCTAGGTGCAGACCGTGTAACATTAGCATTCTTATGTGATGCATATGAAGAAGAGCAATTAGAAAACGATTCTCGTACAGTTCTTCGTTTCCACCCTGCTTTAGCACCATATAAAGCAGCTATCTTACCATTATCTAAAAAGCTATCTGAAGGTGCTACTGAAGTATTCGCAGAACTAGCTAAAGACTTCGTGGTAGACTTTGATGAAACTGGTTCTATCGGTAAACGTTACCGTCGTCAAGACGAAATCGGTACACCATTCTGTATCACATACGACTTCGACTCTGTTGAAGACAAAGCTGTTACAGTACGTGACCGTGACACTATGGAACAAGTTCGTATGCCAATTAGCGAACTAAAAGGTTTCTTAGAGAAAAAAATCCAGTTCTAA
- a CDS encoding hotdog fold thioesterase — MSKTLMDSLGIELLEMTEDKVVATMPVDERTHQPFGFLHGGASIALAETVASVGSYNLIDQEKCICFGLEINANHIRSKQDGIVTAIGTPIHRGHSTMVWDIRIIDENDDLICISRCTVAIKEKREK, encoded by the coding sequence ATGTCAAAAACTTTAATGGATTCACTTGGAATTGAGTTGTTAGAAATGACAGAAGATAAAGTAGTTGCTACGATGCCTGTTGACGAGCGTACGCATCAGCCGTTTGGATTTTTACATGGTGGTGCTTCTATCGCGTTAGCGGAAACGGTAGCAAGTGTTGGCTCATACAATTTAATTGATCAAGAGAAATGTATTTGTTTTGGATTAGAAATTAATGCAAATCATATTCGCTCAAAGCAAGATGGAATCGTAACAGCAATCGGGACACCGATACATAGAGGGCATTCAACGATGGTTTGGGATATTCGTATCATTGATGAAAATGATGATTTAATATGTATTTCAAGATGTACAGTAGCAATTAAAGAAAAACGTGAAAAATAG
- a CDS encoding DUF3298 and DUF4163 domain-containing protein, which produces MKQKFCILLLMFSLLTIVPNCTHAAKASNLTINVKTVTQKGKKPYIEYQINRPSFHNFSDSKFQNKLNSYYKNSTTKFKSKLEKEAKKYYKETEGSSTPFHPYVANVDYKVALNKPPFLSLYVNYYQYTGGAHGLYTWKANTFDLNEKKLLHLDDLFQQEDKYKEIIRTEIVRQIKQNESIYFPDAVEKVTSTKKFHYFLEPDNLVIYFPLYEIAPYSSGIPQFRIPYTLLRDYLKPSYQNILIDNK; this is translated from the coding sequence ATGAAACAGAAATTTTGTATACTACTGCTTATGTTCTCCTTGCTCACTATTGTACCAAATTGTACGCATGCAGCCAAAGCATCCAACCTGACAATCAATGTTAAGACTGTAACGCAAAAAGGTAAGAAACCTTATATAGAATATCAAATTAATAGGCCTTCCTTTCACAACTTTTCTGATTCAAAATTTCAAAATAAGCTGAATTCCTATTACAAAAACTCTACTACTAAATTTAAAAGTAAATTAGAAAAAGAAGCGAAGAAATATTATAAAGAAACAGAGGGATCTAGCACACCTTTTCATCCATACGTTGCAAATGTTGACTATAAAGTAGCTTTAAACAAACCACCTTTTCTAAGTCTATATGTGAATTACTATCAATATACAGGCGGAGCGCACGGACTGTATACGTGGAAGGCAAATACATTTGATTTAAATGAAAAAAAATTATTGCACTTAGACGATTTATTTCAACAAGAGGATAAATATAAAGAAATAATTCGCACAGAGATTGTAAGACAAATTAAACAAAATGAAAGCATTTATTTTCCTGATGCAGTCGAAAAAGTAACGAGCACTAAAAAGTTTCACTACTTTTTAGAACCGGATAATCTTGTGATTTATTTCCCTTTATATGAAATTGCTCCTTATTCAAGCGGAATCCCGCAATTTCGTATTCCATACACATTGCTTAGAGACTATTTAAAGCCTTCTTATCAAAATATTTTGATTGACAACAAGTAA
- a CDS encoding biotin transporter BioY — MKKLHVLDLALAAMFVALMAIGANIVSWAPFLQIAGVPLSMQPFFAILAGLLLGSRLGALSMTVYMLVGVAGAPIFANFKAGFGALLDPTGGFIIAFIIVAYVSGKLVEQKERPTFSTFAIASFVGIILTYIIGTTYMYGAVNIFMGGNMSYKAAWMIMMWFAVKDIAFTIIGAIIAPRIYYAVRRSAYQRSHSTIS; from the coding sequence ATGAAGAAACTTCATGTTTTAGATTTAGCATTAGCTGCCATGTTCGTCGCTCTTATGGCTATTGGTGCAAATATTGTATCTTGGGCACCATTCCTGCAAATAGCGGGCGTTCCATTATCTATGCAACCATTTTTCGCAATTTTAGCAGGGCTTCTTCTGGGAAGTAGACTCGGGGCATTATCAATGACTGTTTACATGCTTGTTGGAGTAGCAGGTGCGCCAATCTTCGCTAACTTCAAAGCTGGTTTTGGAGCACTTTTAGATCCTACTGGTGGTTTTATTATCGCATTTATTATCGTTGCTTACGTATCAGGAAAACTAGTAGAACAAAAAGAACGACCAACATTCAGCACCTTTGCAATTGCTTCTTTCGTCGGAATCATTTTAACGTATATTATCGGTACTACTTATATGTACGGGGCAGTCAATATTTTCATGGGTGGTAATATGAGTTATAAAGCTGCCTGGATGATTATGATGTGGTTTGCAGTAAAGGATATTGCCTTTACAATTATCGGCGCTATTATCGCACCTCGCATATACTATGCTGTACGTCGTTCGGCTTATCAGCGTTCTCATTCGACGATTTCATAA
- the galU gene encoding UTP--glucose-1-phosphate uridylyltransferase GalU, giving the protein MKKVRKAIIPAAGLGTRFLPATKAMPKEMLPIVDKPTIQYIVEEAVKSGIEDIIIVTGKGKRSIEDHFDNAFELEQNLLEKKKYELLEKVQASSKMVDIHYIRQKEPKGLGHAVWCARKFIGDEPFAVLLGDDIVQAEKPCLRQLMDEYDKTLSSVIGVQTVPEAETHRYGIIDPLEQEGRRYQVRKFVEKPTQGTAPSNLAIMGRYILTPEIFMFLEQQQVGAGGEIQLTDAIQSLNEIQRVFAYDFEGKRYDVGEKLGFVQTTIEMALQHPELRDDMLVMMKKILDEQMKQES; this is encoded by the coding sequence ATGAAAAAAGTGAGAAAAGCAATTATCCCGGCAGCGGGATTAGGAACACGCTTTTTACCAGCAACGAAAGCAATGCCAAAAGAAATGCTTCCAATTGTAGATAAACCAACAATTCAATACATCGTAGAAGAAGCAGTAAAATCAGGCATCGAAGATATTATTATCGTTACTGGTAAAGGAAAGCGCTCTATCGAAGATCATTTTGATAACGCATTTGAATTAGAGCAAAACTTATTAGAGAAGAAAAAGTATGAGTTACTTGAAAAAGTACAAGCTTCTTCTAAAATGGTAGATATCCATTACATTCGTCAAAAAGAACCAAAAGGATTAGGACATGCTGTTTGGTGCGCGCGTAAATTCATTGGTGATGAGCCGTTTGCAGTATTATTAGGCGATGATATCGTTCAAGCTGAAAAACCATGCTTACGTCAATTAATGGACGAATATGACAAAACACTTTCTTCTGTTATTGGTGTACAAACTGTTCCTGAAGCAGAAACACATCGCTATGGAATTATTGATCCGTTAGAGCAAGAGGGACGTCGTTATCAAGTTCGTAAGTTCGTTGAAAAACCAACGCAAGGTACTGCGCCTTCAAACTTAGCGATTATGGGACGTTACATTTTAACACCTGAAATCTTTATGTTCTTGGAACAGCAACAAGTTGGAGCGGGTGGCGAAATTCAGTTAACGGATGCAATTCAAAGCTTAAATGAAATTCAACGTGTATTTGCATATGATTTCGAAGGAAAGCGTTATGACGTTGGTGAAAAATTAGGATTTGTTCAAACAACAATTGAAATGGCATTGCAACACCCAGAATTACGTGATGATATGCTAGTAATGATGAAGAAAATTTTAGACGAGCAAATGAAGCAAGAGTCTTAA
- a CDS encoding phospho-sugar mutase has protein sequence MNWKQEFSRWLSYAELDAELKEQLENMKQDEKKIEDSFYKNLEFGTGGMRGELGAGTNRLNVYTVRKATKGLARFIEKLGEDAKKRGVVVAYDSRHKSPEFAMEVAATLGAQGITTYVFESLRPTPVLSFAVRHLHTVSGIVLTASHNPPEYNGYKVYGEDGGQLPPKEADELISYVNAVENELTVEVADVEQLKADGLLHIIGQEVDDAYAAELNNVIINKEMVKEVGKDLKIVFTPLHGTSNISVRRGLEEVGFTDVTVVKEQELPDPNFSTVKSPNPEEHAAFEYAIRDGEKVGADVLIATDPDADRLGVAVRNQDGEFQVLTGNQTGALMLDYLLSQKKENGTLPENGVVLKTIVTSEIGRTIAKAYGLDTVDTLTGFKFIGEKIRQYEESGQYEFQFGYEESYGYLIRPFCRDKDAVQSVLFACEVAAYYKSQGKTLYDGLLEVFKKYGFFREDLVSLTLKGKDGAEQIQKMMATFRGNPPKEVAGLTVVAVEDYKESIITMLQDGDKEEIHLPKSNVLKYQLEDGSWFCLRPSGTEPKIKFYFGVQDDSLQNSEQKLLTIKEDIMNRL, from the coding sequence ATGAATTGGAAACAAGAATTTAGTCGCTGGCTTTCATATGCAGAATTAGACGCAGAATTAAAAGAACAGCTAGAAAACATGAAGCAAGATGAGAAGAAAATCGAGGATAGCTTTTATAAAAATCTAGAGTTCGGCACAGGTGGTATGCGTGGTGAACTTGGTGCTGGTACGAACCGTTTAAATGTATATACAGTTCGTAAAGCAACAAAAGGATTAGCTAGGTTTATTGAAAAATTAGGTGAAGACGCGAAAAAACGTGGTGTTGTTGTCGCTTATGATTCTCGTCATAAATCACCTGAATTCGCAATGGAAGTAGCTGCTACTCTTGGTGCACAGGGTATTACAACATACGTATTTGAAAGCTTACGTCCAACGCCAGTGCTTTCTTTCGCAGTTCGTCATTTACATACAGTAAGTGGAATCGTTCTTACGGCAAGCCATAATCCGCCCGAATATAACGGTTATAAAGTATATGGTGAAGATGGTGGGCAGTTGCCTCCAAAAGAAGCTGATGAGTTAATTAGCTACGTAAATGCAGTAGAAAATGAATTAACAGTTGAAGTTGCTGATGTTGAGCAATTAAAAGCTGACGGTTTATTACATATAATTGGACAAGAAGTAGATGATGCATATGCGGCAGAATTGAACAATGTCATTATTAATAAAGAGATGGTGAAAGAAGTAGGAAAAGATTTAAAAATCGTCTTTACACCATTACATGGAACGTCAAATATTTCGGTACGTCGTGGTTTAGAAGAAGTTGGATTTACAGATGTAACAGTTGTAAAAGAGCAAGAGTTACCAGATCCAAACTTCTCTACAGTAAAATCACCAAATCCAGAAGAGCATGCAGCGTTTGAGTATGCAATTCGCGACGGTGAAAAAGTAGGCGCAGACGTGTTAATCGCAACAGATCCTGATGCAGACCGTCTAGGTGTAGCTGTTCGCAATCAAGATGGTGAGTTCCAAGTGTTAACTGGTAACCAAACAGGTGCGTTAATGCTTGATTACTTATTATCACAAAAGAAGGAAAACGGGACTCTTCCAGAAAACGGTGTTGTTTTAAAAACAATCGTAACGTCTGAAATTGGCCGTACAATCGCAAAAGCATACGGTTTAGATACAGTTGATACGTTAACTGGATTTAAATTTATCGGTGAAAAAATTAGACAGTATGAAGAAAGTGGACAATATGAATTCCAATTCGGTTATGAGGAAAGCTATGGTTATTTAATCCGTCCATTCTGCCGTGATAAAGATGCGGTTCAATCCGTCCTATTTGCATGTGAAGTAGCTGCATACTACAAATCACAAGGTAAAACGTTATATGATGGTCTGTTAGAAGTATTTAAGAAGTATGGGTTCTTCCGTGAGGACCTTGTATCGTTAACGTTAAAAGGAAAAGACGGTGCCGAACAGATTCAAAAGATGATGGCAACATTCCGCGGGAATCCTCCGAAAGAAGTAGCTGGTTTAACAGTCGTTGCAGTTGAGGATTATAAGGAAAGCATCATTACAATGTTACAAGATGGAGATAAGGAAGAGATTCACTTACCGAAATCAAATGTGTTAAAATATCAATTAGAAGATGGTTCTTGGTTCTGCTTACGTCCATCTGGAACAGAGCCGAAAATTAAATTCTACTTTGGTGTACAAGATGATTCCTTACAGAATAGTGAACAAAAGTTACTTACTATTAAAGAAGATATTATGAATCGTTTATAA
- the cdaS gene encoding sporulation-specific diadenylate cyclase CdaS — MQEWGLSEELKIKTKQMIEIAEKELSNMKHAIDKEDECILCKMEDIHHMLTNVQTLAATYYIQAYLSPYTESSHFITTAVQHLSARKHGALIIVERSDTLDSFIQTGTTLNAHLTAPLLESIFYPGNPLHDGAVLIKNNHIVSAANILPLTKSTEINPELGTRHRAAIGLSEKSDALILVVSEETGRTSFALSGTLYTISL; from the coding sequence ATGCAAGAATGGGGCTTGTCAGAAGAGCTCAAAATAAAAACAAAGCAGATGATTGAAATTGCTGAAAAAGAATTATCAAACATGAAGCATGCAATCGATAAAGAAGATGAATGTATTTTATGTAAAATGGAAGATATTCATCATATGTTAACAAATGTACAGACGTTAGCAGCTACATATTATATTCAAGCATATTTATCACCTTATACGGAAAGTTCACATTTCATCACTACAGCTGTCCAACATTTAAGCGCTCGAAAACACGGTGCTCTTATTATTGTGGAACGAAGTGACACTCTTGATTCTTTCATTCAAACTGGAACGACATTAAACGCACACTTAACCGCTCCACTACTTGAATCGATTTTTTATCCAGGGAACCCTCTTCATGACGGAGCCGTTCTCATTAAAAATAATCATATTGTCTCAGCGGCTAATATTCTTCCATTAACAAAAAGTACAGAAATCAATCCTGAGCTAGGAACACGTCACAGGGCTGCAATTGGCTTATCAGAAAAAAGTGATGCACTTATATTAGTTGTCTCCGAAGAAACAGGGCGTACTTCCTTTGCTTTAAGTGGGACGTTATATACGATTTCCTTATAA
- the pepA gene encoding cytosol aminopeptidase: protein MFQVQKELAIHEAVIVALFEEDKTSSFVQELDKAFEGQLQVLLEEKELSTKKKAISKVHSLGKTNVKRYYFVGLGKKESYTTETLRAALSKAFKSLQSAKVKDAAILLDSFVTDKLDAIDVAHIASEVYCLGTYGLQTYKTDEKERVELEKLIAITAEDAQEIEAALTVGYVHGRATNSARTLVNMPPNVLTATKLAEYAVELAEKYDMDYKVLEKEEMEELGMGALLAVNQGSVEPPKMIALIYKGKEEWKDVIGFVGKGITYDTGGYSLKPREGMVGMKGDMGGAAAVLGAMEIIGELRPEQNVIAVIPSTDNVVSGTAFKPDDVITSMSGKTIEVLNTDAEGRLALADGITYAKKLGANYLVDVATLTGGVIVALGNHTTGAMTNNEELFEQVLEASMETDEPIWQLPIFERDKERVKNSKFADLNNSPGREGHAVMAGTFLGEFAEETPWVHLDIAGTSETTGAHDLGPAGATGAMVRTLATLVERFGEE from the coding sequence ATGTTTCAAGTACAAAAAGAATTAGCAATTCATGAAGCGGTAATTGTTGCCTTATTTGAAGAAGATAAAACGAGTAGCTTTGTACAAGAACTGGATAAAGCGTTTGAAGGACAATTACAAGTTTTATTAGAAGAAAAAGAACTTTCAACTAAGAAGAAAGCCATTTCAAAAGTACATAGCTTAGGAAAAACAAATGTTAAACGTTATTATTTTGTTGGTTTAGGTAAGAAAGAGTCATATACAACAGAAACGTTACGTGCGGCTCTTAGTAAAGCTTTTAAATCGTTACAATCAGCAAAAGTAAAAGACGCAGCAATCTTACTTGACTCTTTCGTAACAGATAAATTAGACGCGATTGATGTAGCTCATATTGCATCGGAAGTATATTGCCTTGGTACATACGGATTACAAACATATAAAACGGATGAAAAAGAAAGAGTAGAGTTAGAAAAACTGATTGCTATTACAGCAGAAGATGCACAAGAAATTGAAGCAGCATTAACGGTAGGATACGTACATGGACGTGCAACGAATTCAGCTCGTACGCTTGTAAATATGCCGCCAAACGTATTAACAGCGACAAAGCTTGCTGAGTATGCAGTTGAATTAGCAGAAAAATACGATATGGATTATAAGGTTCTTGAGAAAGAAGAGATGGAAGAGCTTGGTATGGGTGCATTACTTGCAGTAAATCAAGGTAGTGTAGAGCCACCTAAAATGATCGCTCTTATTTATAAAGGAAAAGAAGAGTGGAAAGATGTAATTGGATTTGTTGGAAAAGGAATCACATACGATACAGGTGGTTATTCTTTAAAACCACGTGAAGGCATGGTCGGTATGAAAGGTGATATGGGCGGCGCTGCAGCTGTTCTTGGCGCGATGGAGATCATCGGTGAACTTCGCCCTGAGCAAAATGTAATTGCTGTTATTCCATCAACTGACAACGTTGTAAGTGGTACAGCATTTAAGCCAGATGATGTTATTACATCTATGAGCGGAAAAACAATTGAAGTATTAAATACAGATGCAGAAGGTCGCCTAGCGTTAGCAGACGGTATTACGTATGCAAAGAAACTTGGTGCAAATTACTTAGTTGATGTTGCAACATTAACAGGCGGTGTAATTGTTGCACTTGGAAATCATACAACAGGGGCAATGACAAATAATGAAGAATTGTTTGAACAAGTGTTAGAGGCTTCTATGGAAACGGATGAACCAATTTGGCAATTGCCGATTTTTGAACGTGATAAAGAACGTGTCAAAAACAGTAAATTTGCTGATTTAAATAACTCACCAGGCCGTGAAGGACATGCGGTTATGGCTGGGACATTCCTTGGTGAATTTGCAGAAGAAACACCATGGGTACACTTAGACATCGCTGGAACATCTGAAACAACAGGTGCACATGATTTAGGACCGGCCGGGGCAACAGGTGCAATGGTGCGTACACTTGCAACACTTGTTGAGCGTTTCGGAGAAGAATAA
- a CDS encoding 3D domain-containing protein, whose protein sequence is MLKRYCIRIMMTCLLAFALCVTWKAFTGVSLLEIIKSYEETSAKEVHAAEIEKKVAPSKEVINALEQANDWSKYRVIEMTATGYTSGIESTGKRPGHPEYGITYSGVKAKRDLYSTIAADLRVFPLGTILFVPGYGYGVVADKGGAIKGNRLDLYYDTVKDVYSQWGKKKVNVYIVKIGNGKFSEEELTMLNQDETMQVFRGQYLKQR, encoded by the coding sequence ATGTTAAAACGATATTGTATTCGCATTATGATGACTTGTTTACTTGCATTCGCATTATGCGTAACATGGAAGGCTTTCACAGGAGTTTCTTTATTAGAGATTATAAAATCATACGAAGAAACAAGTGCAAAAGAAGTACATGCAGCAGAAATTGAGAAAAAAGTTGCTCCAAGTAAAGAAGTGATAAATGCTTTAGAACAGGCAAATGACTGGTCTAAATATCGTGTTATAGAAATGACTGCAACTGGTTATACATCAGGTATAGAGTCAACTGGAAAGAGACCGGGGCATCCAGAGTATGGCATTACATATTCAGGTGTTAAAGCAAAAAGGGATTTATATTCCACAATCGCTGCTGACTTGCGCGTATTCCCGCTCGGGACAATTCTATTCGTGCCAGGTTACGGATATGGTGTTGTAGCTGATAAGGGCGGTGCTATAAAAGGAAATCGTCTCGATTTATATTATGATACGGTGAAAGATGTTTATAGCCAATGGGGTAAGAAAAAAGTAAATGTGTATATAGTGAAAATAGGAAATGGTAAGTTTTCGGAAGAAGAGTTAACGATGTTAAATCAAGACGAAACGATGCAAGTGTTTCGTGGACAATATTTAAAACAAAGATAG
- a CDS encoding YuiB family protein — protein sequence MSIPVLLISMMLFFILFFGIGFLLNMILRATWVMVIVYPIICMLIINKASVWDYFSKPKETFSSFGTSVSHLGHADVFILSTGLVGAALAGIIIKKLRKSGYQMF from the coding sequence GTGAGTATACCGGTACTACTTATTTCAATGATGTTGTTCTTTATTTTATTTTTTGGAATTGGATTTTTACTCAATATGATTTTGCGAGCTACGTGGGTAATGGTTATTGTGTATCCGATTATTTGTATGCTTATTATTAATAAAGCGAGTGTATGGGACTATTTTTCAAAGCCAAAAGAAACATTTTCTTCATTTGGGACAAGTGTATCGCATTTAGGACACGCAGATGTGTTTATTCTATCTACTGGATTAGTAGGTGCTGCTTTAGCAGGAATTATAATTAAAAAACTTCGGAAAAGTGGATATCAAATGTTTTAA
- a CDS encoding NUDIX domain-containing protein produces the protein MGKRGKVWLAVSGLVATKDGRWLFVKKKYGGLKGQWSLPAGFVNEGETIDEAVKREILEETGIVAHVKGIIGIRSGVIHNEISDNMIIFLLEPEGEDVIVQEKELSEVAFLHPENIADDQNTSVLIKYLLEGRAESHFEMDTTLNPGEQFGYTAYHVFTAYAKEREKK, from the coding sequence ATGGGGAAGCGAGGGAAAGTGTGGTTAGCTGTCAGTGGCTTAGTAGCTACAAAAGATGGGAGATGGCTATTCGTTAAGAAGAAATACGGTGGATTAAAAGGGCAATGGTCTTTACCAGCTGGTTTTGTTAATGAAGGCGAGACTATTGATGAAGCTGTAAAACGTGAAATTTTGGAAGAGACAGGCATTGTTGCTCATGTAAAGGGGATTATTGGTATTCGCTCAGGTGTTATTCATAATGAAATTAGTGATAATATGATTATTTTTCTTTTAGAGCCAGAGGGAGAAGACGTTATCGTACAGGAGAAAGAATTGTCGGAAGTAGCTTTTTTACATCCAGAAAACATTGCAGATGATCAAAATACTTCTGTACTCATCAAATATTTATTAGAAGGAAGAGCAGAATCGCATTTTGAAATGGACACAACATTAAATCCAGGAGAGCAGTTTGGTTATACGGCTTATCATGTGTTTACGGCGTATGCGAAGGAGAGGGAGAAGAAGTGA
- a CDS encoding FUSC family protein yields MNVKTYRAQVFSWSKEAKVEIVELISAGIGMAGPVLFATVLGYPALGFAASVGSLAVSSVKVGSSFINHGKNLASALISVVLAAIAAVLSFGHGYLTFGVLILLVSLAALIGGYSRALAVETTRFFVFLIIILNMVDQTEYRMELIFSILAGAIWTVSISLGLGIWVHRCFKSSLDGAVKGPTSKKIILWRNSLAHLSGWQFPIRLALCLGIAEGLRILWPEHHFYWIAITVAILTQRKIELFPIKTTQRVLGTVIGVIVASLLLATSLPIWGLVISIGLFAGVRPLLKVRNYLVYSATMIPLIILIMEAGKPFQFIILFDRVFATLIGAVIVIAVNLIFSRAMAKLV; encoded by the coding sequence ATGAATGTAAAGACATATAGGGCTCAAGTGTTTTCTTGGTCTAAGGAGGCCAAGGTAGAAATAGTAGAACTCATTTCCGCCGGCATAGGTATGGCCGGACCTGTTTTGTTCGCCACAGTTCTAGGCTATCCCGCTCTTGGTTTTGCTGCATCGGTCGGCAGTTTGGCAGTCAGTAGCGTGAAAGTCGGTTCGAGTTTTATAAATCATGGGAAAAATTTGGCATCAGCGCTGATATCAGTAGTGCTTGCTGCGATTGCTGCTGTTCTCTCTTTCGGACATGGCTATCTAACATTTGGAGTCTTGATCCTGCTGGTAAGCCTTGCTGCGTTAATTGGCGGATATAGTCGTGCCTTGGCGGTGGAAACAACACGCTTTTTCGTATTCCTGATCATCATCCTCAATATGGTCGACCAGACGGAGTACCGGATGGAACTAATTTTTTCAATCTTAGCAGGGGCGATTTGGACCGTTAGTATCAGCTTGGGGCTAGGCATCTGGGTACACCGTTGTTTTAAATCATCGCTGGATGGAGCTGTGAAAGGGCCAACATCGAAAAAAATCATTCTATGGCGGAATTCTCTTGCACACCTATCCGGTTGGCAATTCCCAATCAGGCTCGCATTATGTTTAGGTATAGCTGAGGGATTGCGAATACTTTGGCCCGAGCACCACTTCTATTGGATTGCAATTACCGTAGCGATCCTTACTCAGCGGAAAATAGAACTCTTTCCAATCAAAACAACACAACGAGTGCTTGGTACAGTAATCGGCGTGATTGTTGCGAGTTTGCTTCTTGCAACTAGCCTACCAATTTGGGGGTTAGTTATAAGTATCGGGCTATTCGCGGGTGTTCGACCTCTTCTAAAGGTTCGAAATTATCTTGTATACTCTGCAACCATGATCCCGCTCATTATTTTGATCATGGAAGCCGGCAAGCCGTTCCAGTTTATCATTCTGTTCGACCGTGTATTTGCAACCCTTATCGGTGCAGTCATCGTGATTGCAGTGAACTTGATATTCAGTAGAGCGATGGCGAAATTAGTGTAA